One window from the genome of Micromonospora aurantiaca ATCC 27029 encodes:
- a CDS encoding cell division protein PerM: MSRVTPDQPRRPATGPPAGARPPGRARPAARVPAPRSGEEPRSRAPLPVAAGVAALWAALTSWLPVSAVLGLAQLSEDAGSFGGALRAGLAGWLLGHGVPLQTTAGPLGLAPLALSALVVWRLTRAGVHVSRAVGARGAGSPRQALTVAVAVGIGYALLGALAAFAVDAGGLRVSPVTAALTFAAFGVPAALVGALRTTGVWALLAERCPPPVRDGLRTGLVAALLLCGAGAGAAGLAVATGGGDAADMIGAYRTGVAGQAGITLVSLAYAPNATAWSASYLLGPGFAVGTDTAVRTSEVSVGALPAVPLLAGLPRGPMDGLGGALLAVPVLAAMAAGWLLARRLLRVAAEERTEVGWPALLLPAALAGPVAGALLGLFAAASGGSLGGGRLAEVGPSPWAVAAVATLVIGVGAALGAAATRTLTRPTPPPRATPAPR, from the coding sequence ATGTCACGCGTCACCCCTGACCAGCCCCGCCGTCCGGCCACCGGTCCCCCCGCCGGCGCCCGGCCGCCCGGCCGTGCCCGCCCGGCCGCGCGGGTGCCCGCACCCCGATCGGGTGAGGAGCCCCGCAGCCGGGCCCCGCTGCCGGTCGCCGCCGGGGTGGCCGCGCTCTGGGCGGCGCTGACCTCCTGGCTGCCGGTGTCCGCCGTGCTGGGCCTCGCCCAGCTCAGCGAGGACGCCGGATCGTTCGGCGGCGCGTTGCGCGCCGGCCTGGCCGGCTGGCTGCTCGGGCACGGGGTGCCGTTGCAGACCACCGCCGGGCCGCTCGGCCTGGCGCCGCTCGCGCTGAGCGCGCTCGTCGTCTGGCGGCTCACCCGCGCCGGGGTGCACGTCAGCCGGGCCGTCGGCGCGCGCGGGGCCGGCTCACCCCGCCAGGCGCTCACCGTCGCGGTCGCCGTCGGCATCGGGTACGCGCTGCTCGGCGCACTCGCCGCGTTCGCTGTCGACGCGGGCGGCCTGCGGGTCTCCCCGGTCACCGCCGCGCTCACGTTCGCCGCGTTCGGCGTACCCGCCGCCCTGGTCGGCGCGCTGCGCACCACAGGTGTCTGGGCGCTGCTGGCCGAGCGCTGCCCACCGCCGGTGCGCGACGGTCTGCGTACCGGACTGGTGGCGGCGCTGCTGCTGTGCGGCGCGGGTGCCGGTGCGGCCGGGCTGGCGGTGGCCACCGGTGGCGGCGACGCGGCCGACATGATCGGGGCGTACCGGACCGGGGTGGCCGGTCAGGCGGGCATCACACTGGTCAGCCTCGCCTACGCGCCGAACGCGACCGCCTGGTCGGCGAGCTACCTGCTCGGCCCCGGGTTCGCGGTCGGCACCGACACCGCCGTCCGCACGAGTGAGGTCTCCGTGGGCGCGCTGCCGGCCGTACCGCTGCTGGCGGGCCTGCCGCGCGGCCCGATGGACGGGCTCGGTGGCGCGCTGCTGGCCGTGCCGGTGCTGGCCGCCATGGCGGCCGGCTGGCTGCTGGCCCGGCGGCTGCTGCGCGTGGCGGCCGAGGAACGCACCGAGGTGGGCTGGCCGGCGCTGCTGCTGCCGGCCGCGCTCGCCGGACCGGTCGCGGGCGCGCTGCTGGGGCTGTTCGCGGCGGCCTCCGGCGGGTCGCTCGGCGGTGGCCGGCTCGCCGAGGTCGGGCCGTCACCGTGGGCGGTGGCCGCGGTGGCCACGCTCGTGATCGGGGTGGGCGCGGCGCTCGGTGCCGCCGCCACCCGCACGCTGACCCGCCCGACCCCTCCGCCCCGCGCCACCCCGGCTCCCCGCTGA
- the sucD gene encoding succinate--CoA ligase subunit alpha, whose product MAIWLTKDSKVIVQGMTGSEGSKHTRRMLAAGTNVVGGVNPRKAGTTVDFDGTELPVFASVADAMKETGADVTVIFVPPQFTKAAVVEAIDAGIDLAVVITEGVPVHDTAAFWAYNRAQGERTRIIGPNCPGIASPGASNAGIIPADITGSGRIGLVSKSGTLTYQMMYELRDIGFSTCVGIGGDPIIGTTHIDALAAFEADPETDAIVMIGEIGGDAEERAAEFIKANVTKPVVGYIAGFTAPPGKTMGHAGAIISGSAGTADAKKAALEAVGVKVGKTPTETANLMREIMSGR is encoded by the coding sequence ATGGCTATCTGGCTGACCAAGGACTCCAAGGTCATCGTGCAGGGGATGACCGGTTCCGAGGGCTCCAAGCACACCCGGCGGATGCTCGCCGCCGGCACCAACGTGGTCGGCGGCGTGAACCCGCGCAAGGCCGGCACGACCGTCGACTTCGACGGCACCGAGCTGCCCGTCTTCGCCTCCGTCGCGGACGCGATGAAGGAGACCGGCGCGGACGTCACCGTCATCTTCGTGCCGCCGCAGTTCACCAAGGCCGCCGTGGTCGAGGCGATCGACGCCGGCATCGACCTGGCCGTGGTGATCACCGAGGGCGTGCCGGTGCACGACACCGCCGCGTTCTGGGCGTACAACCGGGCCCAGGGCGAGCGCACCCGGATCATCGGCCCGAACTGCCCGGGCATCGCCTCGCCGGGCGCGTCGAACGCCGGCATCATCCCGGCCGACATCACCGGCTCCGGCCGGATCGGCCTGGTCAGCAAGAGCGGCACGCTGACCTACCAGATGATGTACGAGCTGCGCGACATCGGCTTCTCCACCTGCGTCGGCATCGGCGGTGACCCGATCATCGGCACCACCCACATCGACGCCCTGGCCGCCTTCGAGGCGGACCCGGAGACCGACGCGATCGTCATGATCGGTGAGATCGGCGGCGACGCCGAGGAGCGGGCGGCCGAGTTCATCAAGGCCAACGTCACCAAGCCGGTGGTCGGCTACATCGCCGGCTTCACCGCCCCGCCCGGCAAGACCATGGGCCACGCCGGCGCGATCATCTCGGGCTCGGCGGGCACCGCCGACGCCAAGAAGGCGGCGCTGGAGGCGGTGGGCGTCAAGGTCGGCAAGACCCCGACCGAGACCGCCAACCTGATGCGGGAGATCATGTCCGGCCGCTGA
- the sucC gene encoding ADP-forming succinate--CoA ligase subunit beta gives MDLYEYQGRDLFERHGLPVLAGGVATTPEEARAIAERLGGRVVVKAQVKVGGRGKAGGVKLAEGAEETVARATDILGMDIKGHTVHKVMITVTADVAEEYYFSYLLDRANRTFLCIASVAGGMDIEQVAAETPERVVKAPIDANTGVDEAKAREIVTAAGFPAEIADQVVEVAVKLWQAFVAEDATLVEVNPLATTKDGKLLLLDAKVTLDENAGFRHPDHEALVDQASVDPLEQAAKAKDLNYVKLDGEVGIIGNGAGLVMSTLDVVAYAGERHGGVKPANFLDIGGGASAEVMANGLEIVLSDPSVKSVFVNVFGGITACDAVANGIVQALALLEQRGEKATKPLVVRLDGNNAEAGRAILDGAANPLIQRVDTMDGAAERAAELAAAGV, from the coding sequence GTGGACCTGTACGAGTACCAGGGGCGGGACCTGTTCGAGCGGCACGGCTTGCCCGTGCTCGCCGGCGGCGTCGCCACTACCCCGGAGGAGGCCCGCGCGATCGCCGAACGCCTCGGCGGCCGGGTGGTCGTCAAGGCGCAGGTGAAGGTCGGTGGCCGCGGCAAGGCCGGCGGCGTGAAGCTGGCCGAGGGCGCGGAGGAGACGGTGGCCCGGGCCACCGACATCCTCGGCATGGACATCAAGGGTCACACCGTCCACAAGGTCATGATCACCGTGACCGCGGACGTGGCCGAGGAGTACTACTTCTCGTACCTGCTCGACCGGGCGAACCGCACCTTCCTCTGCATCGCCAGCGTGGCCGGCGGTATGGACATCGAGCAGGTCGCGGCCGAGACCCCGGAGCGGGTCGTGAAGGCGCCGATCGACGCCAACACCGGCGTGGACGAGGCCAAGGCGCGCGAGATCGTCACCGCGGCCGGCTTCCCGGCCGAGATCGCCGACCAGGTGGTCGAGGTCGCGGTCAAGCTGTGGCAGGCGTTCGTGGCCGAGGACGCCACGCTCGTCGAGGTGAACCCGCTGGCCACGACCAAGGACGGCAAGCTGCTGCTCCTGGACGCCAAGGTCACCCTGGACGAGAACGCCGGGTTCCGGCACCCGGACCACGAGGCCCTGGTCGACCAGGCGTCGGTGGACCCGCTGGAGCAGGCCGCGAAGGCCAAGGACCTCAACTACGTCAAGCTCGACGGCGAGGTCGGCATCATCGGTAACGGCGCGGGCCTGGTCATGTCCACGCTCGACGTGGTCGCGTACGCGGGCGAGCGGCACGGCGGCGTCAAGCCGGCCAACTTCCTCGACATCGGCGGCGGCGCGAGCGCCGAGGTGATGGCGAACGGCCTGGAGATCGTCCTGTCCGACCCGTCGGTCAAGAGCGTCTTCGTCAACGTCTTCGGCGGCATCACCGCCTGTGACGCGGTCGCCAACGGCATCGTGCAGGCGCTGGCGCTGCTGGAGCAGCGCGGCGAGAAGGCCACCAAGCCGCTCGTCGTGCGCCTCGACGGCAACAACGCCGAGGCCGGCCGGGCGATCCTCGACGGCGCGGCGAACCCGCTGATCCAGCGGGTCGACACCATGGACGGCGCGGCCGAGCGGGCCGCCGAGCTGGCAGCTGCGGGGGTCTGA
- a CDS encoding cobalamin B12-binding domain-containing protein has protein sequence MSSRIRVVVAKPGLDGHDRGAKVVARALRDAGMEVIYTGLHQTPEQIVETAIQEDADAVGLSVLSGAHMTLFKRVVELLTERDATDIVVFGGGIIPEADIPELERLGVAKIFTPGATTGSIVEWVRENVAQPVG, from the coding sequence ATGAGCTCTCGTATCCGGGTCGTCGTCGCGAAGCCCGGCCTGGACGGCCACGACCGGGGGGCGAAGGTGGTCGCCCGCGCCCTGCGTGACGCGGGCATGGAGGTCATCTACACCGGCCTGCACCAGACGCCCGAGCAGATCGTCGAGACCGCCATCCAGGAGGACGCGGACGCGGTCGGCCTGTCGGTGCTCTCGGGCGCGCACATGACGCTGTTCAAGCGCGTCGTCGAACTGCTCACCGAGCGGGACGCCACCGACATCGTGGTGTTCGGCGGCGGCATCATCCCCGAGGCCGACATCCCGGAGCTGGAGCGGCTCGGCGTCGCGAAGATCTTCACCCCGGGCGCCACCACCGGCTCGATCGTCGAGTGGGTGCGGGAGAACGTCGCCCAGCCGGTCGGCTGA
- a CDS encoding M23 family metallopeptidase yields MRQRLSSEPDRYRGRRRVPTPPRSRYAAVVTTAFVGAGIVAIGANALPDAKSVSPSVLDELRQASVASQDAAARADSAERPSRADRSDSKAAEQDPWLLPLHGYDFKSPYGMRWGKLHTGIDLVAPEGTPYKAVHAGTVTKAGWFGGYGYAVIVQHSDGSEAIYGHSSAVTVKEGQEVKAGDQLGLVGNTGHSYGSHLHLEIHVKGQPQDPVAFLKDRGVDIQLEVEAVYSDVAAS; encoded by the coding sequence GTGCGCCAGCGCCTGTCGTCTGAGCCCGATCGCTATCGCGGCCGCCGCCGCGTACCCACCCCCCCGCGGAGCCGCTACGCCGCGGTGGTCACCACCGCCTTCGTCGGCGCCGGCATCGTCGCCATCGGCGCGAACGCCCTCCCCGACGCCAAGAGCGTCAGCCCGTCGGTCCTCGACGAGCTCCGGCAGGCCTCGGTCGCCAGCCAGGACGCCGCCGCCCGCGCCGACAGCGCGGAGCGCCCGTCCCGTGCCGACCGCTCCGACAGCAAGGCCGCCGAGCAGGACCCGTGGCTCCTGCCGCTGCACGGCTACGACTTCAAGTCCCCCTACGGCATGCGGTGGGGCAAGCTGCACACCGGCATCGACCTGGTCGCCCCGGAGGGCACGCCCTACAAGGCGGTCCACGCCGGCACCGTCACCAAGGCCGGCTGGTTCGGCGGCTACGGCTACGCCGTCATCGTCCAGCACTCCGACGGCAGCGAGGCCATCTACGGCCACTCCTCCGCGGTGACGGTCAAGGAGGGCCAGGAGGTGAAGGCCGGCGACCAGCTCGGCCTGGTCGGCAACACCGGCCACTCCTACGGCTCCCACCTGCACCTGGAGATCCATGTCAAGGGCCAGCCGCAGGACCCGGTGGCGTTCCTCAAGGATCGCGGAGTGGACATTCAGCTCGAAGTCGAGGCAGTTTACAGCGACGTAGCCGCGTCCTGA
- a CDS encoding M23 family metallopeptidase — MKDPVQHSSPTPDNAPARHRRPRRARRTVYVVTGAVALLGLGIGGVVVTTAPSDPTPAAVDLGVAARADDADRADRSAREPVTPSAVPASPSPSPSASATSPAPKKTATAKPKPKPKKTTVAKKPTWVIPMKGADITSCYGPRWGTQHAGIDFAMPAGTPIHAAAAGTVVKAGDVGDGYGVSVFIDHHNGYLTHYAHQSRLAVGVGDTVKAGQVIGYEGSTGDSTGPHLHFEVHQGAMWNQIDPAPFLRARGIGVAC; from the coding sequence ATGAAGGATCCCGTGCAGCACAGCAGCCCCACCCCGGACAACGCTCCCGCCCGGCACCGGCGCCCGCGCCGCGCCCGGCGCACCGTTTACGTGGTCACCGGCGCGGTGGCCCTGCTCGGCCTCGGCATCGGCGGCGTGGTCGTCACCACCGCCCCGTCCGACCCGACGCCGGCCGCCGTCGACCTCGGCGTAGCGGCCCGCGCCGACGACGCCGACCGCGCCGACCGTTCGGCCCGCGAGCCGGTCACCCCGTCCGCCGTACCGGCCAGCCCGTCGCCGAGCCCGAGCGCGAGCGCGACCAGCCCGGCACCGAAGAAGACGGCGACGGCGAAACCCAAGCCGAAGCCGAAGAAGACGACAGTGGCGAAGAAGCCCACCTGGGTCATCCCGATGAAGGGCGCCGACATCACGTCGTGCTACGGGCCCCGCTGGGGCACCCAGCACGCCGGCATCGACTTCGCCATGCCGGCCGGCACGCCGATCCACGCCGCCGCAGCGGGCACCGTGGTCAAGGCCGGTGACGTGGGCGACGGCTACGGCGTCTCGGTCTTCATCGACCACCACAACGGCTACCTGACCCACTACGCCCACCAGAGCCGGCTCGCCGTCGGCGTCGGCGACACGGTCAAGGCCGGTCAGGTCATCGGGTACGAGGGCTCCACCGGCGACTCCACCGGCCCGCACCTGCACTTCGAGGTGCACCAGGGCGCGATGTGGAACCAGATCGACCCGGCGCCGTTCCTGCGTGCCCGGGGCATCGGCGTGGCCTGCTGA